From a region of the Mercurialis annua linkage group LG1-X, ddMerAnnu1.2, whole genome shotgun sequence genome:
- the LOC126670652 gene encoding uncharacterized protein LOC126670652, with amino-acid sequence MELDDLLDEEILQEGMRLNDLLKEDTDNTSVEESAKFQRRSLENGDSESDTEGGKQTSIEVGEIKIPLTCNAFTLILPTDFKGPDVTSNDLDEVEEIQREEPRFPKDECRSQVTIQEATNEGPKRVIFDKPAEVMTKNIKPLYIKAHFKGRPKSRVLIDNGSAVNIMPFKMLHHLGKTTEDLISTEISVSAFTRELTKTIGVLPVEVTVGSKTSLCAFFMVNSSSSYQSLLGRDWIHANWCVPSSLHQFLLFWKGNEVEVVWADTKHFTTATNIVEARYYDSCVGPIKFTGRNIKGQPKENKPLEIHEEKSMIKLTSGEFAAAASAILRERMQYIMEWIMEENNSAEVLDAEVTYVSKNLEEDLKTKLNVLLQEYKDGFAWQYSDMPGLSKTLVEHRLPINPEFQPCRQPPRRVSKQVKLKVKKDIEKLCKAGLIRPAKYSNWLANVVPVVKKNGKLRICIDFRDINEVTPKDIYVTPIADTLIDATANHSFLSFMYCFARYNQIIVAKDDISKTAFRCPGAIETFEWVVMPFGLHNASAAYQRAMNAIFNDLLGKTMEVYIDDVVVKSKLVKDHLKNLEEAFRRMRVHCLKLNPLKCAFGVNVGIFLGFLVHERGIEVDQNKTKAIREAKPPRNKTQLQRVLPLRLYISDAEGSIGYLLAQSNQDGHELAIKYLSRSMTSTEVRYYPIMVLCLALFFACTKLRHYLLSNRVYVVSQTDLMKYMLNKPVLSGNIGKWLLSLADFHLIYHPLKSVKGQALADFLADHPCINLGDESIFDLPVFMNEPWMLKFDGSSIDRSAGAGIVIVSPSRAKTSLSFNLDFEYTNNQSEYEALIIGFEILLDLGAKNVKIIGDFQLVIRQVSGEYKCMSYSLTYYYAIARQLTEIFEEVELVHVPREENWEADELSQLASGLHLSEELTHRLVMDWRRDIKKFLDNPSKKMMYKVRVRDVNYVLIEDVLYRRGFDNLLLRFLGTTEVLEVMKQTHEGTC; translated from the exons ATGGAGCTGGATGACCTGTTAGATGAGGAGATCCTACAAGAGGGCATGAGACTAAATGACCTTTTGAAAGAGGATACTGATAATACTTCAGTAGAGGAAAGCGCCAAATTTCAGAGGAGATCCTTAGAAAATGGTGATTCAGAGTCAGACACAGAAGGTGGGAAGCAAACATCCATCGAAGTGGGTGAAATCAAAATCCCCCTAACTTGCAATGCTTTTACTCTAATTCTGCCAACAGATTTTAAAGGTCCAGATGTAACCTCCAATGATCTTGATGAGGTAGAGGAAATTCAAAGGGAGGAACCTAGATTCCCAAAGGATGAGTGTCGCAGTCAGGTGACTATACAAGAGGCAACTAATGAAGGGCCAAAGAGGGTAATTTTCGATAAACCAGCAGAGGTGATGACCAAAAACATCAAGCCTCTGTATATTAAAGCTCACTTCAAAGGAAGACCGAAATCCAGAGTCCTCATTGACAATGGATCGGCGGTGAACATCATGCCATTCAAGATGTTACACCACTTGGGTAAAACAACGGAAGACCTCATTTCAACAGAGATCAGTGTGTCTGCCTTTACAAGAGAATTGACAAAAACCATTGGTGTTCTCCCAGTAGAGGTAACCGTTGGAAGCAAAACCTCTTTGTGTGCATTCTTTATGGTGAACTCTTCTTCCAGCTACCAATCACTCTTGGGCCGGGATTGGATCCATGCCAACTGGTGCGTTCCTTCATCTCTGCATCAGTTTTTACTCTTTTGGAAGGGAAATGAGGTGGAGGTGGTATGGGCAGACACAAAACATTTCACCACTGCCACAAACATTGTTGAAGCCCGTTACTATGATTCATGTGTTGGTCCCATCAAGTTCACTGGAAGAAATATAAAGGGCCAACCAAAGGAGAATAAACCTCTGGAAATTCATGAGGAG AAATCCATGATTAAACTCACTTCTGGTGAGTTTGCAGCAGCTGCATCTGCTATCTTGAGGGAACGTATGCAGTACATTATGGAATGGATTATGGAGGAAAATAATTCGGCAGAGGTTCTAGATGCCGAA GTAACTTATGTTAGTAAAAACCTAGAGGaagatttaaaaacaaaattaaatgtacTCTTGCAGGAATACAAAGATGGCTTTGCATGGCAATATTCCGACATGCCGGGGTTAAGCAAGACATTGGTAGAACATCGGCTTCCTATTAACCCTGAGTTTCAGCCATGCCGCCAACCTCCAAGAAGAGTGTCTAAACAAGTTAAATTAAAGGTAAAAAAAGATATTGAAAAATTGTGCAAAGCAGGCTTAATTAGGCCTGCTAAATATAGTAATTGGTTGGCAAATGTTGTTCCAGTGGTTAAAAAGAATGGAAAACTTAGAATATGCATAGATTTTAGAGACATAAATGAAGTAACCCCTAAAGATATTTATGTCACGCCAATTGCTGACACTCTTATTGATGCTACAGCTAATCATTCTTTTTTGTCTTTTATGTATTGTTTTGCTAGATATAACCAGATTATTGTGGCTAAAGACGACATCTCCAAAACGGCATTTAGATGTCCAGGAGCTATTGAGACATTTGAATGGGTGGTCATGCCGTTTGGTTTACATAATGCTAGTGCAGCATATCAGAGAGCTATGAATGCCATCTTCAACGACCTCTTAGGTAAAACTATGGAGGTTTATATTGATGATGTTGTTGTAAAATCAAAACTAGTAAAAGATCACTTGAAAAACCTAGAGGAAGCATTTAGGAGGATGAGAGTTCACTGTTTAAAACTCAATCCTCTTAAATGTGCCTTTGGTGTAAATGTTGGAatttttttggggtttttggtcCATGAAAGAGGCATTGAAGTggaccaaaacaaaaccaaagctaTTCGAGAAGCTAAACCGCCTAGAAATAAAACACAACTTCAGAG GGTATTACCCCTGAGGTTGTACATTTCAGATGCTGAAGGTTCAATTGGGTACCTATTAGCCCAAAGTAACCAAGATGGACATGAACTGGCCATTAAATATTTGAGCCGTTCGATGACATCTACAGAGGTTAGATATTATCCTATCATGGTACTGTGCCTGGCTTTATTTTTTGCCTGCACTAAGTTAAGACACTATCTGCTTAGTAATAGAGTCTATGTGGTGTCTCAAACCGATTTAATGAAATATATGCTAAACAAACCCGTTTTATCTGGAAACATAGGAAAGTGGTTATTAAGTTTGGCagattttcatttgatttatcaTCCCTTAAAGTCGGTCAAAGGTCAGGCCCTAGCAGATTTCCTAGCCGACCATCCATGTATAAACCTAGGAGATGAAAGTATATTCGACTTGCCAGTTTTTATGAACGAACCTTGGATGCTTAAATTTGATGGGTCTAGTATAGATAGGTCTGCTGGTGCAGGAATCGTAATTGTGTCACCTTCTAGAGCCAAAACCTCCTTGTCTTTTAACCTTGATTTTGAATATACAAATAATCAATCTGAGTATGAGGCTTTGATTATTGGGTTCGAAATTCTCTTAGACCTAGgtgctaaaaatgtcaaaataattGGAGATTTTCAACTAGTTATTAGACAAGTGTCTGGCGAATATAAATGCATGAGTTACTCCTTAACTTATTATTATGCTATTGCTAGACAGTTAACAGAGATTTTTGAAGAGGTTGAATTGGTACATGTTCCTAGAGAAGAAAATTGGGAGGCCGATGAATTATCACAGCTAGCATCTGGCCTACATTTGTCAGAGGAGTTAACCCACCGACTAGTGATG GATTGGAGGAGGGACATAAAAAAATTTCTGGACAATCCGAGCAAGAAAATGATGTATAAAGTAAGAGTGAGAGATGTTAACTACGTACTCATAGAAGATGTTTTGTACAGAAGAGGATTTGACAACCTACTGCTAAGATTCCTTGGAACTACAGAGGTACtagaggttatgaaacaaactcaTGAAGGGACTTGTTGA